CTTGGGGTGGTCAAGCTTCCCGATGCCTCCTTGCGGAAGACGGGGCTGGTTTTGATGTTTCTGGGACTGGCGGCGATCTACATGGTTCGAGGCTGATGGGAACGGACAGGGCGGTCGAAGGTTGGGAAGGGATGTCGTGATGGATGATGACGGGATCAGGATGTTGGATACATTGGTCCTGCAACTGGATCCGAAAGGGGGACGCGAAAAGACGGTCCACGGCTTTTTTTCGCGTGACAGTCTTCCCCTGATCAGGGAGAATCTCGCGCCGGATCATTTGGTGCAGGTTTGCGTCACGATGATCCGTGGCCGTGAACGATGGCGGGTTCGCGGCGCGTTGGATTATCGGATCGAACTGCAGTGTTCCCGATGCCTGGACGCTTTCCAGGAAGAATGTCACAACGACATCGATCGGGAATTCCGCATCGGTCCCGATCCGTTTGTCGCCAGAAAAAACAGGGAGATGGAGGATGACCTGACGTGTCTGGAGCATGGGGCGCTGAATGTGGTGGATCTGGTGCAGGAGGAAATTGTGTTGGCACTGCCAATGATGCCGCTGTGTTCCGATCGGTGCCGGGGATTGTGTCCGCATTGCGGCGGCAACCGTAATCATGTCTCATGCACCTGCG
This portion of the Magnetococcales bacterium genome encodes:
- a CDS encoding DUF2065 domain-containing protein — its product is MKDFLTALGLTMIIEGIPYFLAPDRMRHWILGVVKLPDASLRKTGLVLMFLGLAAIYMVRG
- a CDS encoding DUF177 domain-containing protein, translating into MLDTLVLQLDPKGGREKTVHGFFSRDSLPLIRENLAPDHLVQVCVTMIRGRERWRVRGALDYRIELQCSRCLDAFQEECHNDIDREFRIGPDPFVARKNREMEDDLTCLEHGALNVVDLVQEEIVLALPMMPLCSDRCRGLCPHCGGNRNHVSCTCETRTREGSFACLQQMNLSRDDHHDA